A part of Gemmatimonas sp. genomic DNA contains:
- a CDS encoding ROK family transcriptional regulator, whose protein sequence is MIWDEEHISRADIARRLEVSRSTVSEIIDALLPTRLVAEAGVGASSGGRRPIVLRFQYDAFSLLGVDVGASHVSVVLTDLRGRVRAWQHQEFPVHRDADGTRQLIARLCDACLAMIDVDTAPLLGIGVALPSPMDPRHPERVSRLAMVNWDGRHGLESLSAQYDVPVLLDNDANLGALAEHWWGAARGLSDFTFIKIATGIGAGHFIGGRIYRGAGGVAGEIGHVTIDVHGHPCICGNRGCLTTYVGSQELVTRAMELAPEYPSSDFAAGEITTSSLEAAAKAGDPLASRVVHEAAEHIGAVIAGMLNLLNPAAVILGGGLPKLREQVLVPIRETVLRRTFVSAVASSEIHVSTLGDRAIAIGAATLLLDAVLQDPKSLLPTQAPSP, encoded by the coding sequence TTGATCTGGGACGAGGAGCATATTTCACGCGCCGACATCGCGCGGCGCTTGGAGGTGTCGCGCTCCACCGTCTCGGAGATCATCGACGCGCTGTTGCCGACCCGCCTCGTGGCCGAGGCAGGCGTGGGCGCCTCGAGCGGAGGACGTCGGCCGATCGTGCTCAGGTTCCAGTACGACGCGTTCTCGCTGCTTGGTGTTGACGTCGGTGCGTCGCATGTGTCTGTGGTGCTGACCGACCTGCGTGGTCGCGTGCGTGCCTGGCAGCATCAGGAGTTTCCGGTGCACCGAGACGCTGACGGTACCCGGCAGCTGATCGCGCGGCTCTGTGACGCCTGCCTTGCCATGATCGACGTGGACACCGCACCGTTGCTGGGAATCGGCGTGGCGCTGCCGAGTCCGATGGACCCGCGTCATCCGGAGCGCGTGTCGCGGCTGGCCATGGTGAACTGGGATGGACGGCACGGGCTCGAGTCGCTGAGCGCGCAATACGACGTACCGGTATTGCTGGACAACGACGCGAATCTTGGCGCGCTCGCGGAGCACTGGTGGGGAGCAGCGCGAGGGCTGTCCGACTTCACGTTCATCAAGATCGCCACCGGTATCGGCGCCGGCCACTTCATCGGTGGACGGATCTATCGTGGCGCAGGGGGCGTGGCCGGTGAGATTGGCCACGTCACCATCGACGTGCACGGCCATCCCTGCATCTGCGGGAACCGTGGCTGTCTCACGACGTACGTCGGATCACAGGAACTGGTGACGCGCGCAATGGAGTTGGCTCCGGAGTATCCCTCGAGCGACTTCGCCGCCGGCGAGATCACCACGAGCTCGCTGGAAGCGGCAGCGAAGGCGGGCGATCCGCTCGCGTCGCGCGTCGTGCACGAAGCCGCGGAACACATCGGCGCCGTGATTGCCGGTATGCTGAATCTGCTCAACCCTGCCGCCGTCATTCTTGGTGGCGGATTACCGAAGCTGCGCGAGCAGGTGCTGGTCCCGATTCGCGAGACGGTGTTGCGACGGACGTTCGTGAGTGCCGTCGCGTCGTCGGAAATTCACGTCAGCACGCTCGGAGATCGCGCCATCGCCATCGGCGCCGCGACTCTCTTACTCGATGCGGTTCTGCAGGACCCAAAGTCTCTTCTTCCCACCCAGGCTCCGTCGCCCTAA
- a CDS encoding alanine racemase, with product MLLVPDQSQDRGGERAGAAMLACADIEEGIVLRRAGVRIPILVFGALGISDLDGVFEFNLTPTISTPTAALSLAAAAKKHAKTGGRGPAPGPLHCHL from the coding sequence ATGCTCCTCGTCCCAGATCAATCGCAGGATCGAGGTGGCGAGCGGGCGGGGGCGGCGATGCTCGCCTGCGCCGACATCGAAGAAGGCATCGTGCTCCGCCGCGCCGGCGTGCGGATTCCGATCCTCGTCTTCGGCGCGCTCGGCATCAGCGATCTCGACGGCGTGTTCGAGTTCAATCTCACGCCGACGATCTCGACACCGACCGCCGCGCTCTCCCTCGCCGCCGCAGCGAAGAAACACGCAAAGACCGGAGGGCGGGGCCCGGCGCCAGGACCGCTGCACTGCCATCTGAA